A window of the Cicer arietinum cultivar CDC Frontier isolate Library 1 chromosome 6, Cicar.CDCFrontier_v2.0, whole genome shotgun sequence genome harbors these coding sequences:
- the LOC140920769 gene encoding uncharacterized protein, translating to MEVLKDCDCTILYHLGKANVVANVVANALSSKSRGSITYIAEVKRSIVKAFQEIVESGIQFEHGHSRLFLAHVQIHPTIVDDIKEAQSQDSYLVNMVNNVQNGKISDFSVDFDGVLRLKSQLCVANVGGLRRQILEEAHHSSYTIHPGLPRIQKRYDSVWVIIDRLTKYAHIFPMKTTYTTSQYAKLYLYEIVSLHGVLMSIIYYRGAQFLLNFGSRSKLH from the exons ATGGAAGTCTTGAAAGATTGTGATTGCACAATCTTATACCATCTAGGGAAGGCAAATGTTGTTGCAAATGTTGTTGCAAATGCTTTGAGTAGCAAATCCAGGGGCAGTATCACGTATATTGCAGAAGTAAAAAGGTCAATAGTTAAAGCATTTCAAGAAATTGTTGAAAGTGGAATTCAATTTGAACATGGTCATTCGAGGTTATTTTTAGCGCACGTACAAATTCATCCAACTATAGTAGATGATATCAAGGAAGCTCAAAGTCAAGACTCGTACTTGGTGAATATGGTAAATAATGTTCAGAATGGTAAAATTTCAGACTTTTCAGTTGATTTTGATGGTGTGCTGAGGTTGAAGTCTCAATTGTGTGTTGCAAATGTTGGTGGCTTAAGGAGACAAATTTTAGAGGAGGctcatcattcttcttatactATTCACCCAG GATTACCACGAATCCAAAAGCGTTATGACTCAGTGTGGGTGATTATAGATCGGTTGACCAAATATGCACACATTTTTCCTATGAAGACTACGTATACAACATCTCAATATGCTAAACTTTATTTGTATGAAATTGTCTCTTTGCATGGTGTACTGATGTCTATTATTTATTATCGTGGGGCTCAATTTTTGCTCAATTTTGGTAGTCGTTCCAAACTTCATTAG